A single window of Apodemus sylvaticus chromosome 4, mApoSyl1.1, whole genome shotgun sequence DNA harbors:
- the LOC127682214 gene encoding TD and POZ domain-containing protein 1-like, translating to MSGDMEAKGSTQISVKNICYEWTISNFSFCMDGIQKEIRSPEFSLEDNEEVAWCLRVYPNGVDKESKDYLSVDLGLLSCPVCPVWAKFEFWIINSQGEKCQSRKNPSVVSFWQYQHRGFKEFILRDFLLSHQHLLLPEDQLTICCKVSIAGAIFSMPGQNMTPAIKDPRHVLADDLGKLWENSIFTDCSLLVGGHEFRAHKAILAARSPVFRAMFEHEMQERLKNLVEIHDLDPQVFQEMMGFIYTWKAPNLKSYSMASGLLAAADRYGLDGLKAMCEDALCRILSVENAANTLILADLHSTQWLKTQALDFITDFAYEVSKTSGWKSLVESHPPLVAEAFCSLASAQCPSLEP from the coding sequence atgtcaggggacatggaagccaagggctccacacagatcagtgtaaaaaacatctgctatgagtggaccattagcaacttctcattttgcatggatggaattcagaaagagattagaagcccagagttctcattagaggacaatgaggaagtggcatggtgtttgagagtatacccaaatggagttgataaagaaagcaaagattacctgtcagttgacctgggattgctcagctgtcccgtgtgcccagtttgggcaaagtttgagttctggatcataaattcccaaggagagaaatgtcaaagtaggaagaaccccagtgttgtaagcttttggcaataccaacacaggggattcaaagagttcatccttcgagatttcctcctctcccatcagcatttacttctccctgaagaccagctcaccatctgctgcaaggtgagcatagcgggagccatcttcagcatgcctggacagaacatgacacctgcaatcaaggatccaaggcatgtgttggcagatgacctagggaagctttgggagaattccatcttcacagactgctccctattggtgggtggccatgaattcagggctcacaaggccatcctagcagctcgctctccagttttcagagccatgtttgaacatgaaatgcaggagagactaaaaaacctcgttgagattcatgacttggatccccaagtcttccaggagatgatgggcttcatctacacatggaaggcaccaaacctcaagagctactccatggcctctggtctgctggcagctgctgacaggtatggcctggacggcttgaaggccatgtgtgaggatgccctctgcaggatcctctctgtggagaatgctgcaaacactctcatcctggctgacctccacagcacacagtggctgaagactcaggccctggatttcattacagattttgcctatgaggtctctaagacctcagggtggaagtcattggtggagtcacatccccccttggtggctgaagccttctgctccctggcttctgcacagtgtccttctttggagccatga
- the LOC127682215 gene encoding TD and POZ domain-containing protein 1-like, with amino-acid sequence MSGDMEAKGSTQISVKNICYEWTISNFSFCMDGIQKEIRSPEFSLEDNEEVAWCLRVYPNGVDKESKDYLSVDLGLLSCPVCPVWAKFEFWIINSQGEKCQSRKNPSVVSFWQYQHRGFKEFILRDFFLSHQHLLLPEDQLTICCKVSIAGAIFSMPGQNMTPAIKDPRHVLADDLGKLWENSIFTDCSLLVGGHEFRAHKAILAARSPVFRAMFEHEMQERLKNLVEIHDLDPQVFQEMMGFIYTWKAPNLKSYSMASGLLAAADRYGLDGLKAMCEDALCRILSVENAANTLILADLHSTQWLKTQALDFITDFAYEVSKTSGWKSLVESHPPLVAEAFCSLASAQCPSLEP; translated from the coding sequence atgtcaggggacatggaagccaagggctccacacagatcagtgtaaaaaacatctgctatgagtggaccattagcaacttctcattttgcatggatggaattcagaaagagattagaagcccagagttctcattagaggacaatgaggaagtggcatggtgtttgagagtatacccaaatggagttgataaagaaagcaaagattacctgtcagttgacctgggattgctcagctgtcccgtgtgcccagtttgggcaaagtttgagttctggatcataaattcccaaggagagaaatgtcaaagtaggaagaaccccagtgttgtaagcttttggcaataccaacacaggggattcaaagagttcatccttcgagatttcttcctctcccatcagcatttacttctccctgaagaccagctcaccatctgctgcaaggtgagcatagcgggagccatcttcagcatgcctggacagaacatgacacctgcaatcaaggatccaaggcatgtgttggcagatgacctagggaagctttgggagaattccatcttcacagactgctccctattggtgggtggccatgaattcagggctcacaaggccatcctagcagctcgctctccagttttcagagccatgtttgaacatgaaatgcaggagagactaaaaaacctcgttgagattcatgacttggatccccaagtcttccaggagatgatgggcttcatctacacatggaaggcaccaaacctcaagagctactccatggcctctggtctgctggcagctgctgacaggtatggcctggacggcttgaaggccatgtgtgaggatgccctctgcaggatcctctctgtggagaatgctgcaaacactctcatcctggctgacctccacagcacacagtggctgaagactcaggccctggatttcattacagattttgcctatgaggtctctaagacctcagggtggaagtcattggtggagtcacatccccccttggtggctgaagccttctgctccctggcttctgcacagtgtccttctttggagccatga